One stretch of Acanthochromis polyacanthus isolate Apoly-LR-REF ecotype Palm Island chromosome 16, KAUST_Apoly_ChrSc, whole genome shotgun sequence DNA includes these proteins:
- the hadhb gene encoding trifunctional enzyme subunit beta, mitochondrial, which yields MASMLLNSMRSCSVSHSWGMCFGARSLSMTAPLQAQVQTKSKKTLARPGLKNIVLVEGVRTPFLLSGTTYADLMPHDLARAALQGLLNRTGVPKDAVDYIIYGTVIQEVKTSNVAREAALGAGFSDKTPAHTVTMACISSNQAMTSAVGLIAAGQCDIVVAGGVEFMSDVPIRHSRKMRKTMLSLNKAKTLGQRLSLIGSIRMAHLSPELPAVAEFSTAETMGHSADRLAAAFGVSRVEQDEFALRSHSLAKKAQENGLLEDVISFKVPGRDIVSKDNGIRPSSMEQMAKLKPAFIKPHGTVTAANSSFLTDGASAVLIMSEEKALAMGYKPKAYLRDFVYVSQDPKDQLLLGPTYSTPKVLERAGLSMSDIDVFEFHEAFAGQIMANLKAMDSDWFAQTYMGRKSKVGTPSMDKFNLWGGSLSLGHPFGATGCRLVTTVAHRLKKEGGQYGLVAACAAGGQGHAMVVEAYPQ from the exons ATGGCTTCCATGTTGCTGAACTCCATGCGGAGCTGCTCTGTCAGCCACTCTTGGGGAATGTGTTTCG gtGCACGCTCTCTCAGTATGACGGCCCCACTTCAGGCTCAAG ttcagacaaagagCAAGAAGACACTGGCTCGCCCTGGTTTGAAGAACATTGTGTTGGTGGAGGGAGTTCGAACCCCGTTCCTGCTGTCTGGAACCAC gtaTGCTGACCTAATGCCCCATGACCTGGCCAGAGCAGCTCTGCA GGGTCTGTTAAACAGGACAGGTGTGCCCAAAGATGCTGTGGACTACATCATCTATGGAACAGTCATTCAGGAGGTCAAAACCAGCAATGTGGCAAGAGAg GCAGCACTGGGGGCAGGTTTCTCTGACAAGACCCCAGCTCACACTGTCACCATGGCTTGCATCTCTTCCAACCAGGCAATGACTTCAG cTGTTGGTCTTATTGCTGCAGGTCAGTGTGACATTGTTGTGGCAGGTGGAGTCGAGTTCATGTCTGACGTCCCAATCCGTCACAGCCGTAAGATGAGGAAGACTATGCTGTCCCTCAACAAGGCAAAGACTCTTGGCCAGAGGCTCAGTCTGATTGGCAGCATCCGGATGGCACACCTCTCTCCAGAG CTTCCTGCTGTGGCAGAGTTCTCCACAGCAGAGACGATGGGCCACAGTGCTGATCGGCTGGCTGCTGCGTTTGGGGTTTCCAGAGTGGAGCAGGATGAGTTTGCTCTGCGATCACACAGTTTGGCCAAAAAGGCACAAGAAAATGGGCTGTTGGAGGATGTCATATCTTTTAAAGTGCCAG GTCGTGATATTGTGTCCAAAGACAACGGCATACGACCATCATCCATGGAGCAAATGGCCAAACTAAAGCCTGCCTTCATTAAACCTCATGGCACAGTCACTGCAGCCAATTCTTCTTTCCTG ACTGACGGTGCCTCTGCTGTGCTGATCATGTCTGAAGAGAAAGCTTTGGCTATGGGGTACAAGCCTAAAGCCTATCTCAG AGACTTCGTCTATGTTTCACAGGACCCCAAAGATCAGCTGCTTTTGGG ACCAACATACAGCACACCTAAAGTCCTGGAACGGGCTGGCCTCTCCATGAGTGACATTGATGTCTTTGAGTTTCATGAGGCATTCGCA GGTCAGATAATGGCAAATCTGAAGGCTATGGACTCAGACTGGTTTGCTCAGACATACATGGGCAGGAAATCAAAG GTTGGAACTCCTTCCATGGACAAGTTCAACCTGTGGGGAGGTTCTCTATCTTTGGGTCACCCATTCGGTGCCACTGGCTGCAGACTGGTAACCACAGTGGCACACCGGCTGAAGAAGGAGGGAGGACAGTACGGACTGGTGGCAGCTTGTGCTGCTGGAGGACAG GGCCATGCCATGGTGGTCGAGGCCTACCCACAGTAA